In Desulfosediminicola ganghwensis, a single window of DNA contains:
- the dctP gene encoding TRAP transporter substrate-binding protein DctP: MKKRSIVGSLIVAASMLLVTGTLQAKTYKISHVRPQGAAIDTDLRWFADSIAEASDGKIKAKVYPASALGDYTIVQERVGLGAVDMACQPPSSAADKRFQLVYFPYMMKNWEQARKNYSADAPLRKVVAELYEKQNIQLLAAWPVYFGGIAFNTDVKDYGNPEAAKGIKLRVPPMKTFQLLADTTGYLGTPIPFSDAFTAVQTGVVDGVIGSGAEGYYSSFRDVTKNYLPANTHFEVWYLIMSKKKYDKLSPEGQEQIQDIANQFEDRRWEVAAKDQEANEQRLADYGATILPISEEEIDAIAQKVRTVVWPQIQEDVGAEWAQTVLNSIVE; this comes from the coding sequence ATGAAGAAGCGTTCAATTGTTGGTTCATTAATTGTTGCAGCGAGTATGTTACTGGTGACTGGTACCCTTCAGGCCAAAACCTATAAGATCTCACACGTCAGACCCCAGGGGGCAGCAATAGATACTGATTTACGTTGGTTTGCCGACTCCATAGCAGAAGCCTCTGACGGGAAGATAAAAGCCAAGGTTTATCCTGCAAGTGCCCTTGGGGATTATACCATCGTCCAAGAGCGAGTAGGTCTTGGTGCTGTAGACATGGCCTGCCAACCACCCTCCTCAGCAGCTGACAAAAGATTCCAGCTGGTCTATTTCCCATATATGATGAAAAACTGGGAGCAGGCGCGTAAGAACTACTCAGCCGATGCGCCTCTGAGAAAGGTTGTCGCTGAACTCTATGAAAAACAAAACATCCAGCTTCTCGCCGCATGGCCGGTGTACTTTGGCGGCATTGCATTTAATACAGACGTGAAAGACTATGGGAACCCCGAAGCAGCCAAGGGCATCAAACTGCGCGTTCCCCCTATGAAGACATTCCAGCTTCTTGCCGATACAACAGGATACCTCGGCACCCCGATTCCATTTTCCGATGCTTTTACTGCTGTCCAGACCGGTGTGGTTGACGGTGTGATCGGCTCCGGTGCAGAAGGTTATTATTCCTCCTTCAGAGATGTTACCAAAAATTACCTGCCGGCAAACACCCATTTTGAGGTGTGGTACCTGATCATGAGTAAAAAGAAGTACGACAAGCTTTCCCCGGAAGGACAAGAGCAGATCCAGGATATCGCCAATCAGTTTGAGGATCGTCGTTGGGAAGTAGCGGCAAAAGATCAAGAGGCAAATGAGCAGCGTCTTGCTGATTATGGCGCGACAATTCTCCCTATTAGTGAAGAGGAAATTGACGCAATAGCACAAAAAGTCAGAACTGTTGTTTGGCCGCAGATCCAGGAAGATGTCGGCGCAGAGTGGGCTCAGACCGTTCTGAACAGCATAGTTGAATAA